One Candidatus Paceibacterota bacterium genomic window carries:
- a CDS encoding type II secretion system protein yields MKKFKKGFTLIELLVVVAIIGILASVVLASLNTARTKGTDAAIKANLTNTRAQAAIFYDSNTAATNTYTNVCALGPIVGGVNTINAGVQAASTAAGTGTVVVNGAIGNANCNDSSSAWAAEVKLKAPTTTTYFCVDSSGAAKETTTALTDSADTTCN; encoded by the coding sequence ATGAAGAAATTTAAAAAAGGTTTTACGTTGATTGAACTTTTAGTTGTCGTTGCTATCATTGGTATCTTGGCATCGGTTGTGTTAGCTTCCCTTAACACTGCTAGGACAAAAGGTACAGATGCTGCTATCAAGGCAAACTTGACCAATACTCGTGCTCAAGCAGCAATATTTTATGATTCAAATACCGCAGCAACTAATACATATACTAATGTTTGTGCTTTAGGTCCAATAGTGGGTGGAGTAAATACAATCAATGCTGGGGTGCAAGCAGCCTCAACTGCAGCGGGTACTGGCACCGTTGTTGTTAATGGCGCAATCGGAAATGCAAATTGTAATGATTCCTCTTCTGCATGGGCAGCCGAGGTTAAATTAAAAGCTCCTACTACTACAACATATTTTTGTGTAGATTCGTCTGGTGCTGCAAAGGAAACGACAACAGCACTTACCGATTCTGCAGATACTACATGTAATTAG
- a CDS encoding type II secretion system protein — MKTNLKKGFTLLELLVVVAIIGLLTMVVVAALKSSRDKGGDAGVKANLRNAIAQGEIFYGTNTASPNSYTSVCTNGLVGGALGVGAQILAAAKANGYSYGVSNINPATVDISKVACNFNANGWAAQVPLKETSGYVWCVDWTGKSIRTTTSLSGGTDVLCN; from the coding sequence ATGAAAACAAATTTGAAGAAAGGTTTTACATTACTTGAACTTTTAGTTGTCGTTGCTATTATTGGTCTTTTAACTATGGTTGTTGTGGCAGCGTTGAAAAGTTCAAGGGATAAGGGTGGGGATGCAGGAGTAAAAGCAAATTTACGAAATGCTATTGCGCAGGGGGAAATTTTTTATGGCACAAATACTGCTTCTCCAAATAGTTATACTAGTGTTTGCACAAATGGTTTAGTGGGTGGTGCTTTGGGTGTCGGTGCACAAATTTTAGCTGCGGCAAAAGCTAATGGATATAGTTATGGTGTTTCTAATATAAATCCAGCTACTGTTGATATTTCAAAAGTAGCATGTAATTTTAATGCGAACGGTTGGGCAGCGCAAGTTCCGCTTAAAGAGACATCTGGGTATGTGTGGTGTGTGGATTGGACAGGAAAATCTATACGAACAACTACTAGTCTTTCAGGTGGTACAGATGTTTTATGTAATTAG
- a CDS encoding prepilin peptidase, with the protein MTQILTIIFFILGLIIGSFLNVVILRLNTQKSFGGRSGCMSCRNKLSWYELIPVFSFLGLGGRCKNCKTKISIQYPLVELITGLVFAFLFLKFSAEGGPASGGQFSFLTPLFFFNYAYYAVIFSLLIVIAVYDLKHKIIPDILSFVFGILAFAGLLFLNSSRFLGFSLHIPTLLEFLSGPIIAAPFAFFWLVSSGRWMGLGDAKLAIGLGWLLGLSLAFSGVAIAFWIGSIVGILLVIFSKKYGIKSELPFAPYLVLGAFLAFIFSLSFFGSLFL; encoded by the coding sequence ATGACCCAAATTCTTACAATTATTTTCTTCATCCTCGGCCTGATCATTGGAAGCTTTTTAAATGTGGTTATTCTTCGTCTTAATACTCAAAAATCTTTTGGCGGAAGAAGCGGTTGTATGTCTTGCCGGAATAAGCTCTCTTGGTATGAGCTTATTCCTGTCTTTAGTTTTTTGGGTCTTGGTGGAAGATGCAAAAATTGTAAAACTAAAATCTCAATTCAGTATCCATTGGTAGAGCTTATCACCGGTTTGGTTTTTGCTTTTTTATTTTTGAAATTTTCCGCCGAAGGCGGACCCGCCTCTGGCGGGCAGTTTAGTTTCCTTACTCCTCTTTTTTTCTTTAATTACGCTTATTATGCGGTCATATTTTCTCTTCTCATTGTTATTGCTGTTTATGATCTGAAACACAAAATAATTCCAGACATTCTCTCTTTTGTTTTTGGGATTTTAGCTTTTGCAGGATTACTTTTCTTAAATTCTAGTAGGTTTTTAGGATTTTCTTTGCATATCCCTACTCTTTTAGAATTTTTATCAGGCCCAATAATTGCCGCCCCTTTTGCTTTTTTTTGGCTAGTGTCTTCCGGAAGATGGATGGGGTTAGGGGATGCAAAGCTCGCAATTGGCTTAGGGTGGTTGCTCGGCCTTTCGCTCGCTTTTTCTGGCGTGGCAATTGCATTTTGGATTGGATCCATCGTAGGTATTTTGCTCGTCATTTTTTCTAAAAAATATGGAATAAAAAGCGAGCTTCCTTTTGCTCCGTATTTGGTTTTAGGCGCCTTTTTAGCATTTATTTTTAGCTTGAGTTTTTTTGGAAGTTTATTTTTATGA
- a CDS encoding type II secretion system protein encodes MIKKIFNLKFAIRNCKAGFSYVELIVVLSIFATLSSVVIFNYGDFQDRVDIKNLASDIALKIVEAQKSSTNGVLPLSGYVSTWKPAYGVYFDTSTPASQKQFIYFADLNNDFQYNESAIDTISITKNNFIYEIDKCTDDACSSPSSVNLLSIVFKRPDSSANFYNSSVKLTPDPDHIQIIIKSPKGAMAYIKIYPSGRVQVN; translated from the coding sequence ATGATTAAAAAAATTTTTAATTTAAAATTCGCAATCCGTAATTGTAAAGCAGGTTTTTCTTATGTGGAGCTAATAGTAGTTTTAAGTATTTTTGCTACTTTATCTTCTGTTGTAATTTTTAATTATGGAGATTTCCAAGATAGAGTAGATATCAAAAATTTAGCCAGTGATATTGCTTTGAAAATAGTTGAAGCACAGAAATCATCTACAAATGGAGTATTGCCACTTTCTGGGTATGTTTCTACATGGAAGCCAGCTTATGGGGTCTATTTTGATACTTCCACTCCAGCTTCCCAAAAACAATTTATTTATTTTGCTGATTTAAATAATGATTTTCAATATAATGAAAGTGCGATAGACACTATAAGTATCACAAAAAATAATTTTATATATGAAATAGATAAATGTACCGATGATGCTTGTAGTTCACCTAGCTCCGTTAACCTTCTTTCTATTGTTTTTAAACGACCAGACTCTAGTGCGAATTTTTATAATAGTAGTGTTAAATTAACGCCTGATCCTGATCATATTCAAATAATAATTAAATCACCTAAGGGAGCGATGGCTTATATAAAAATATATCCATCAGGAAGGGTGCAGGTAAATTAA
- a CDS encoding pilus assembly PilX N-terminal domain-containing protein, translated as MKKIISKIKNNKEGFVILFAVTISAILLSIALGVSNIALREVKFSTSAKDTNDAFFAADAGLECAMLYDKSDQDKNIFPGNGTTSSMNCVGRTFTPIFTSPSLWNFVVSGLGNTSQSCAIVTMDKGNPIVTVTSKGYNNGGGTPGVCSPGLNTVERQIELSY; from the coding sequence ATGAAAAAAATAATATCAAAAATAAAAAATAATAAGGAGGGGTTTGTAATACTTTTTGCGGTCACTATTTCGGCTATTCTTTTATCTATCGCTCTCGGTGTTTCTAACATTGCCTTAAGAGAAGTAAAATTTAGCACTTCAGCAAAGGATACTAATGATGCTTTTTTTGCTGCTGATGCAGGACTTGAATGTGCAATGCTTTATGATAAATCAGATCAAGATAAAAATATTTTTCCAGGCAATGGCACTACATCTTCTATGAATTGCGTAGGACGTACGTTTACCCCTATTTTTACCTCTCCTTCTCTTTGGAATTTTGTTGTTTCTGGATTGGGTAATACAAGTCAGAGTTGCGCCATAGTAACTATGGACAAGGGAAACCCCATAGTAACTGTCACTTCAAAAGGGTACAATAACGGGGGAGGCACACCTGGTGTCTGTAGCCCAGGACTAAATACTGTAGAGCGACAAATAGAATTAAGTTATTAA
- the ligA gene encoding NAD-dependent DNA ligase LigA, with the protein MQKVEAQKRIKKLRAEIARLRSAYHIENAPGVTDDVYDALTRELKELLKIYPEFEDVNAPENRVAGKPLDKFVKVKHKNRMLSLNDAFSEEELFDWEKRIKKLLPPLLVKERGLGGEVNYFCEVKFDGLAVSLIYENGVFVRGATRGDGFVGEDITENLKTIHSIPLKLSPLLEKEGVGGGNSKENHPAFGTPPQKGGDKVPSYIEIRGEAVMSKKTLVFLNKKNERKGKVLFANTRNAAAGSLRQLDPKLAAERKLDFFAYDIAEVRMAKNFSAFALGDKGQGTHDALNSLPSLPMQTHSDKHKFLKKLGFQVDENDKICKNLHEVISFIKKFEKKRPNFPYGTDGIVISVNNLKLQEILGVVGKAPRYMAAFKYPAERATTVVKDVKINVGRTGVLTPLAIFEPTMVAGSRVSKATLHNMDQIERLDLRIEDTVVIEKAGDVIPKVVEVLKGMRSGKEKKFKMPETCPVCGGKIEKKKVSSSLQGKSGNDGLSVAYYCSNPKCFAKNERYLEHFVSVFEIYELGPKILRRFKDEGLITDAADIFVLTKEDIAPLERFGEKSAENIIKEIEYKKKIPFSRFLWALGILHVGEETARDLATHFGTLDKLIISAKQNIAEIDSIENIGPAVSKSISNFFNDQSNLNFIKKLKNNGVVIEKAEKKKAGKFTGLHFVLTGTLSTMSREIAKERIISLSGKVSGSVSKNTSYVVAGEDPGSKFKNAQKLGVKILSEKEFLHMIE; encoded by the coding sequence ATGCAAAAGGTTGAGGCTCAAAAAAGGATAAAAAAATTACGTGCGGAAATTGCACGCTTAAGGAGTGCTTATCATATAGAAAATGCGCCAGGTGTGACGGATGACGTTTATGATGCTTTAACTCGTGAGCTTAAAGAACTTTTAAAAATATATCCTGAATTTGAAGATGTAAATGCCCCCGAAAATAGGGTAGCTGGCAAACCACTTGATAAGTTTGTAAAAGTGAAGCATAAAAACAGAATGCTTTCCTTAAACGATGCCTTCAGTGAAGAAGAATTGTTTGATTGGGAAAAAAGGATCAAAAAATTACTCCCCCCTCTCCTTGTTAAGGAGAGGGGGTTAGGGGGTGAGGTGAATTATTTTTGCGAAGTTAAATTCGATGGACTGGCGGTATCTCTTATTTATGAAAATGGCGTATTTGTCAGGGGTGCTACGAGAGGAGATGGTTTTGTTGGTGAAGATATTACCGAAAATTTAAAAACTATACATTCTATACCTCTCAAATTATCTCCCCTCCTTGAGAAGGAGGGGGTAGGGGGTGGTAATTCAAAAGAGAACCACCCCGCCTTTGGCACCCCTCCTCAAAAAGGAGGGGATAAAGTTCCATCATATATTGAAATCCGGGGTGAAGCAGTGATGTCAAAAAAAACCTTAGTTTTTTTAAATAAAAAAAATGAAAGAAAAGGGAAAGTTCTTTTTGCAAATACTAGAAATGCTGCCGCTGGAAGTTTGAGACAACTAGATCCCAAATTGGCTGCTGAAAGAAAACTTGATTTTTTCGCTTATGATATAGCAGAGGTAAGGATGGCAAAGAATTTTAGCGCCTTCGCCCTCGGAGACAAAGGACAGGGGACCCACGACGCTTTAAATTCTTTGCCATCCTTACCAATGCAAACTCATTCCGACAAGCATAAATTTTTAAAAAAATTAGGTTTTCAGGTAGATGAAAATGATAAGATTTGTAAAAATTTACACGAAGTAATTTCCTTTATAAAAAAATTTGAAAAAAAAAGGCCTAATTTCCCATATGGGACTGACGGAATTGTTATATCAGTAAATAATTTAAAATTGCAAGAAATTTTAGGAGTTGTCGGAAAAGCTCCGCGCTACATGGCAGCATTTAAATATCCGGCCGAAAGAGCCACGACCGTAGTGAAAGATGTGAAAATTAATGTGGGTCGCACGGGGGTGCTTACACCTCTGGCGATTTTTGAGCCTACAATGGTTGCGGGTTCTAGAGTATCAAAGGCGACCTTGCACAATATGGATCAAATAGAGCGGCTTGATCTGAGGATAGAGGACACGGTGGTGATAGAAAAAGCTGGCGATGTGATTCCAAAAGTAGTAGAAGTCTTAAAAGGAATGCGTAGTGGTAAAGAAAAAAAGTTTAAAATGCCGGAAACTTGCCCTGTATGCGGAGGGAAAATAGAAAAGAAGAAAGTGTCTTCGTCTTTGCAAGGGAAAAGCGGGAACGATGGTCTTTCTGTTGCTTATTACTGTTCCAATCCAAAATGTTTTGCTAAAAATGAGAGATATTTAGAACATTTTGTCTCTGTGTTTGAAATTTATGAATTAGGTCCGAAAATTTTAAGACGTTTTAAGGATGAAGGGTTGATAACAGACGCAGCTGACATTTTTGTCCTTACTAAAGAAGACATCGCTCCCTTGGAGCGTTTTGGAGAAAAATCAGCTGAAAACATAATAAAGGAAATAGAATATAAAAAGAAAATTCCATTTTCACGTTTTCTTTGGGCGCTTGGAATTCTACATGTGGGCGAGGAGACTGCGCGAGATTTAGCCACGCATTTTGGCACCTTAGATAAATTAATAATTTCAGCTAAGCAAAATATTGCAGAAATAGATAGTATAGAAAATATCGGTCCGGCCGTATCAAAAAGTATCAGCAATTTTTTCAATGATCAGAGTAATTTGAATTTTATAAAAAAATTAAAAAATAATGGCGTTGTTATTGAGAAAGCAGAGAAGAAAAAAGCAGGAAAATTTACCGGGCTTCATTTTGTCTTGACTGGGACGCTTTCCACTATGTCGCGTGAGATTGCTAAAGAGCGAATCATTTCTCTGAGTGGAAAAGTTTCGGGTTCTGTGTCGAAAAATACTTCTTACGTGGTAGCGGGGGAAGATCCTGGTTCAAAATTCAAAAATGCTCAAAAATTAGGCGTAAAAATATTAAGTGAAAAAGAATTCTTGCATATGATAGAATAA
- a CDS encoding cysteine desulfurase, whose protein sequence is MLDVYKIRQDFKLLSGKNVPIYLDSACMSLKPDRVVEAMNDYYFNYPACAGRSAHKLGNAVTKKVKEARSLVAKFINAKDENEIIFTRNTTEGINLLANSLDLQKGDVVLVSDKEHNSNLIPWLLLRDRAGIVLKIIPSNEDGSFNLDNFSKLITGVKLVSIVHTSNLDGVTNPAKEIIEIAHKNNALVCLDAAQSIPHQKIDVQDLDVDFLAFSGHKMMGPTGTGVFYGKSKLLEKLSPFLVGGDTVEFSTYNSYKMLPVPEKFEAGLQNYAGIIGLGEAVKYINQFDFRDIAEHEFKLNSYITGELQKIPQIKIIGPKDPKYRSGIIDFYIDGIDMHKFLIMLDEMANIEIRSGQHCVHSWFNEKKIYNSARVSLYIYNTMEEAEAFITNLNKIIKIL, encoded by the coding sequence ATGTTAGATGTATATAAAATAAGGCAAGATTTTAAACTTTTGAGCGGTAAAAATGTGCCGATTTATTTGGATAGCGCTTGTATGAGCTTGAAGCCAGATAGGGTAGTCGAGGCAATGAATGATTATTATTTTAATTACCCGGCTTGCGCGGGAAGAAGTGCGCATAAATTAGGGAATGCGGTTACAAAAAAAGTAAAAGAAGCGAGATCACTCGTAGCAAAATTCATAAATGCAAAAGATGAAAACGAAATAATTTTTACGCGCAATACCACTGAGGGGATAAATTTGCTTGCTAATTCTTTAGATTTGCAAAAAGGAGATGTCGTTTTGGTTTCTGATAAAGAACACAATTCCAATTTAATCCCTTGGCTCTTGCTTCGAGACAGGGCAGGGATTGTATTGAAAATAATTCCTTCAAACGAAGACGGCAGTTTCAACTTAGATAATTTTTCTAAGTTAATCACTGGTGTTAAATTGGTTTCCATTGTGCATACTTCAAATTTAGACGGTGTCACAAATCCTGCCAAAGAAATAATAGAGATTGCACACAAAAATAATGCGTTGGTTTGTTTAGATGCGGCCCAGAGCATTCCTCACCAAAAAATCGACGTTCAAGATTTGGATGTTGATTTCTTAGCCTTTTCCGGACACAAGATGATGGGGCCGACTGGCACGGGAGTTTTTTATGGCAAATCCAAATTGTTAGAAAAATTATCGCCGTTTCTGGTGGGAGGAGATACGGTAGAATTTTCCACCTATAATAGTTATAAAATGCTCCCAGTTCCAGAAAAATTCGAAGCTGGTCTGCAAAATTATGCCGGGATTATCGGCCTCGGAGAAGCTGTTAAATATATAAACCAATTTGATTTCAGAGATATTGCGGAACATGAATTCAAATTAAATTCTTATATTACTGGAGAATTACAAAAAATCCCGCAGATAAAAATTATTGGCCCGAAAGATCCTAAATATAGATCTGGCATTATTGATTTTTATATTGATGGTATAGATATGCATAAATTCTTGATAATGCTCGATGAAATGGCTAATATTGAAATTCGTTCCGGACAGCATTGCGTGCATTCATGGTTTAATGAGAAAAAGATTTACAATTCTGCCCGGGTTAGTTTATATATTTACAATACGATGGAAGAGGCAGAAGCATTTATTACCAACTTAAATAAAATAATAAAAATACTATAA
- a CDS encoding thioredoxin domain-containing protein: MACIIALIVFGIMGIFSASHRALAKEAFDCVFRRITFRPCNSNFKEKIKGKILSKIITRSTFLAKMVNKHYEILSWIFFILMLGSTFYVLRGGYDFYVYGSCNGLNASGFCAFDPSGANNKVTAIGNNNEACGITQKTEQTVTLNNVDLSSFPTQNIGSKNTVVFIGCYACDYSRKAYPDIQKLIKNKKTNFIFAHYPAKGDTTFLGDAGYCVYKNYPEKYWDFNSYIFSADENYVLNKANLDEILGKFNLDLKKINDCANSVETKTAVENEIKELNKTGLYGTPTIFINGKAFVGPKPYRVYAVPLNKFIFF; this comes from the coding sequence ATGGCCTGCATCATAGCTTTAATTGTTTTTGGAATAATGGGGATATTCAGCGCTTCGCATCGAGCTCTAGCGAAAGAGGCTTTTGATTGTGTGTTTAGGAGGATCACTTTCCGTCCTTGCAATAGTAATTTTAAGGAAAAAATAAAAGGAAAAATTTTGTCAAAAATAATTACCCGTTCGACTTTTTTAGCCAAGATGGTGAACAAGCATTACGAAATATTATCTTGGATATTTTTTATTCTAATGCTGGGCAGTACCTTTTATGTTTTGCGCGGAGGATATGATTTTTATGTTTATGGGAGTTGCAATGGCTTGAACGCAAGCGGGTTTTGCGCTTTTGATCCGAGCGGAGCAAACAATAAAGTAACCGCGATAGGCAATAATAATGAAGCTTGCGGGATCACTCAAAAGACAGAACAAACTGTAACTTTAAATAATGTGGATCTTTCAAGTTTTCCAACTCAGAATATTGGTTCAAAAAATACAGTAGTGTTTATTGGTTGCTATGCTTGTGATTATAGCCGAAAAGCATATCCCGATATTCAAAAATTAATAAAAAATAAGAAGACTAATTTTATCTTCGCTCATTATCCAGCTAAAGGAGACACTACGTTTTTGGGTGATGCAGGATATTGTGTTTATAAAAATTATCCAGAAAAATATTGGGATTTTAATAGTTATATATTTAGCGCAGATGAAAATTATGTTCTTAATAAAGCTAATTTAGATGAAATTTTAGGCAAGTTTAATCTTGATTTAAAAAAGATAAACGACTGCGCGAATAGTGTGGAAACAAAAACTGCTGTAGAAAATGAAATAAAAGAACTCAACAAGACTGGTCTCTACGGCACCCCAACAATCTTTATAAATGGCAAAGCTTTTGTCGGCCCAAAGCCATACCGGGTTTACGCTGTGCCTCTAAATAAATTTATTTTTTTCTAG
- a CDS encoding cupin domain-containing protein, which translates to MKGYNANIEKETIENTNFRKVLYTAKHCQLVLMSLKPNEEIGMEVHTDNDQFFRFEKGMGKVFIDGNEYDVMDGSVIIVPAGAEHNVVNTSSTEDLKLYTIYSPAHHKDGIVRATKIEAEKDGPEFDGITTE; encoded by the coding sequence ATGAAAGGATACAACGCAAATATAGAAAAAGAGACAATAGAGAATACAAATTTTCGCAAAGTTTTATACACTGCGAAGCATTGCCAGTTGGTTTTGATGAGTCTTAAGCCCAATGAAGAAATCGGTATGGAGGTTCACACGGACAACGATCAATTTTTTCGTTTTGAAAAAGGTATGGGAAAAGTTTTTATTGATGGCAATGAGTATGATGTTATGGATGGGTCTGTAATTATAGTTCCAGCGGGAGCAGAGCATAATGTCGTCAATACATCAAGCACAGAGGATTTAAAACTTTACACGATTTATTCTCCAGCTCATCACAAAGACGGTATAGTTAGAGCCACAAAAATTGAGGCAGAAAAAGATGGACCAGAATTTGACGGAATAACTACGGAGTAA
- a CDS encoding DUF475 domain-containing protein, whose protein sequence is MFLSAIITILGLSLFEAISSVDNAIINAEVLSTMGARAKRWFLTWGMLVAVFVVRGLLPFIIIWVFNPTLSIFQVLSAAWSSDPLVQDSIHRSAPILLIAGGVFLLFLFLHWLFLEDKKMGLPLTERFFMSKGVWFYATVSILLAIISWFALKENNLMAFGAVVGSSLFFITHGFKQNAEESERKLLGGTNSDLSKLFFLEIIDMTFSIDGVLGAFAFTLSVPLILIGNGFGAFLVRQLTIGNIERIKKYVYLKNGAMYSILVLGIIMILHSFGYNIPEYTSPLCTFIIIGFFFWKSIPLEAAIAIKK, encoded by the coding sequence ATGTTTTTGTCGGCCATAATTACAATATTGGGCTTATCGCTTTTTGAAGCTATATCTTCAGTAGATAATGCGATAATCAACGCAGAGGTTCTCTCTACGATGGGGGCTCGTGCAAAAAGGTGGTTTTTAACGTGGGGGATGCTAGTGGCTGTTTTTGTTGTTCGAGGGCTTCTTCCTTTTATAATAATTTGGGTTTTTAATCCAACCCTCTCGATTTTTCAAGTTTTGTCTGCTGCCTGGTCTTCTGATCCATTAGTCCAAGATTCAATTCATAGATCAGCCCCGATCCTTTTAATCGCCGGCGGAGTTTTTCTTTTATTTTTATTTCTGCACTGGTTATTTCTGGAGGATAAAAAAATGGGTTTGCCTCTCACTGAGAGATTTTTTATGTCTAAAGGAGTTTGGTTTTATGCCACCGTTTCTATTTTATTAGCCATCATTTCTTGGTTTGCATTAAAGGAAAACAATCTGATGGCTTTCGGAGCAGTGGTCGGTTCAAGTTTATTTTTTATTACTCACGGTTTCAAACAAAATGCGGAAGAAAGCGAAAGAAAATTGCTTGGTGGTACAAATTCTGATTTAAGTAAACTTTTTTTCTTGGAAATCATTGATATGACTTTTTCGATTGATGGAGTACTCGGTGCTTTTGCGTTTACTCTTTCTGTTCCTTTGATTTTAATCGGGAATGGATTCGGCGCGTTTCTGGTGCGCCAGCTTACCATCGGTAATATTGAAAGAATCAAGAAATATGTCTATCTAAAAAATGGAGCGATGTATTCTATACTTGTTTTAGGAATAATCATGATATTGCATTCTTTTGGTTATAATATTCCGGAATATACTTCTCCTCTTTGCACTTTTATCATAATCGGATTTTTCTTTTGGAAATCAATCCCGTTAGAAGCCGCGATCGCAATTAAAAAATAA